The nucleotide sequence AATGGTTTCAAGGAACCGGCCGGAAATCACATTCAGGCGTTCGGCGGATTTGGCTGAAGTTTCATAAGCGACAACGGTGGACTTTAGATATTGACCTTCCGGGGCTTGCAAGGCTTGCCTGACGGCGAAAGCGTGGCCAGCGCCGGAATCAAACCAGTGGCCGTCCTGCTTTTGCAGGACACGGGACAGGGACTGGGCAAAGTCATTACCAAGAACAACCTTGTAAGTTTCCAGACCACGACCTTTGGTGAACAGCTGCTCATATTTCGTCAGGTTTTCAAAGGCGCGGGGATCACTTTTTTCGACCTTGGCAAAAGTGAATATGGCTTCACAACGGGCTGCAGCCGACGCCTGTGCCGCAAAAGGCAGCGCCGTTGTCAAAATGCTCGACAAGCCCAGGACGGCTAGTGTTGTTTTAAGGCCCATAGTCACCTCTGCGTTAGAGGTATTTCAAGCGCCGTTCCAATTGACCCCAAAATATCAGGGTATCAAGAGATGATACCGGATCAGTCCTTCTGGCCTCTGACGCGACCTCCGGGGATTTCTTCTTGGGGGGCATCAGGACTTGAGCTATTCTTTGAAGACCTTAAGGAGGCCCTATGATTATTCAACCTCACATTCTGTCCAAGGCTCTGGATGCGGCTTTAAGCACGGGTGCTGATTTCGCGGATATTTTTGTTGAAGACACTTATTCTTCCCAACTGACTGTTCTGAATTCCAAAGCGGATCAGGCTATCGTGGGCCAGCTTTACGGTGCAGGCATTCGTCTGTTCTTCGGCCACGAGATTGTCTATGTGACGACGAATGATCTTTCTGAAGTGGGCCTGGTGAAGGCGGCGCTGAACGCGGCTCAAAGCCGTGGCACCGGGGCGGCTTCCAAATCCATGCCACTGATGCAAGTTCCTTTTGATTCTGTTCACACCTTTGGTGAAAAGCCTTGGGAGATGAACCGCGAACGCAAGTTCAAATGGCTGAACGGAATTGATCAGCACGCTCGTGCCCGCAACTCGGCAGTGACGCAAGTTGAAGCCGGATTGAATGAAAAGTTCCAGCGTGTGCAAATCGCCAACTCTCGCGGTTTGATGGCGTATGATGAACGTGCTTACTCCCGTATCCGCATGCAGACCTTTGTTGAAAGCAATGGTGTGAAAGAAAGCTCTGCGGACGATGAAGGCCACATGGGAACTTCGGAAGTTTATGATCAGATTGATCTGAAATCTTTGGCAGAAGGCGCGGTGGACCGTGCGATGCTGCTGACGAAGGCGGCTTATGCTCCGGCCGGGGACATGCCTGTTTTGATCGATAATGCCTTCGGGGGCGTTTTGTTCCACGAAGCTTGTGGTCACGGCCTGGAAACAACAGGTGTTGCGAAGGACTCTTCCGTATTCTGCGGCAAGATGAACCAGAAAATCGCACACGAGTGTGTGACAGCGATTGATGATGGCACCATCGAAAACGGATGGGGCTCTTTGAACATGGATGACGAGGGCAACAAGACCAAGAAAACGACTTTGATCGAAAACGGTGTTTTGAGATCCTATATCGTTGATGAAATGGGTTCCCGCCAGACCGGTTATGAAATCACTGGCAGCGGTCGTCGTCAGTCTTACAAATATGCTCCGGCTTCGCGCATGAGAAACACTTTCATCGCGGCTGGTAAAGACAAGTTTGAAGACATGGTTCGCGATGTGGACTATGGCCTTTATGCAAAACGCATGGGTGGTGGTTCTGTGAATCCGGGCACCGGGGATTACAACTTCCAGGTGGCTGAAGGTTACATCATCCGCAATGGTCGCATCGAAGAAGCGGTGAAGGGGGCCTGCCTGATCGGTCGTGGTATCGATACGCTGGGTAAGATCACCCGAGTTTCTGATGATCTGAAACTGGCGCGCGGTATGTGCGGATCTGTCAGCGGGACGATTCCAGCAGCTGTGGGTCAGCCTCAAGTTCTGGTTTCCAGCCTGATGGTTGGTGGGAGAGCAAAATAATGGATACTATTAAAAAGAACTTCCAAAAGTTGACTGAACAGGCCCGTAAAGACGGTGCCAAAATTGAAATGCTGGTGACCGGGGGCGAAGCCCTGAGCATCGGTTATTCCAAACGCAAGCTGGAATCGTTTGAGTCCACACAGACTCAGATGGCAGGTTTGCGTGTGATCCTGGGTGCGAATCAGGGTTATGCTTACACGGAAAATCTTTCTGAAGAATCCCTGCTGCGCACTTACGGTGAGGCTTTGAACAACGCCAAGACCGTGCAGACGGGTGAAACAAAACCAGTTGAGCTGGTGAAGCCTCAGGCCGTGAAAGCGATGCCGGAACTGTTTAAGCCAGAGGAAATCGCCATGGAAAAAAAGCTGGAAGTGGCAAGACTTCTGGAAGAGCTGTGCCTGGCAAAAGATTCCCGTGTGACGAATGTGCCTTATTCTGGATTCAATGAATCCGTGGTGTTCAAGCGCATTTTGAATTCAGAAGGTCTGGATCAGGAGTTCAAACAGAACTACTACAGTGGTTACACTTATCCTCTGGCCAAAGACGGTGAAAATTCAAAAATGGACGGCGAAGGTTTCTTTGCCCGCAAGTTTGATGACATCAACACCGAAGAAGTGACGGGCGAAGGTGTACGTAAAGCCTTGGCTCGTTTGGGAGCGACTCAGCTTCCGACGGGTAATTATGCAGTGGTGATCGACCGCGAGCAGTTCCCGACGGTTTTGCAGATGATTCATGATTATTTCTCTGCGAAAGAAGTCCACGAAGGTAAATCCCTGTTCAAAGGCAAGCTGGGTCAGAAGATCGCCAGCGACAAATTTGAGCTGTTGGACGATCCGTTTGAAACTCGGGGGACGTCAGTACGTCCGTTTGATGATGAAGGTGCGCCTTCTCAGAAGACCGTGCTGTTTGATAAGGGTGTATTGAAAAACTATCTGTCCAATCTTGAGTATGCCAACAAGATGAATCTGCCGCACACAGCTCATGCCAGCCGCGGTCCTGCTTCCCAGCAGGCGATTGCGCCGACAAATTTGGTTGTGGCAAACGGAGAGAAGTCTTTGCAGGATCTGCTGACATCTTATGACAAGGTCATCCATCTGGCAGGATTCGAGGGTGGTTTGCACGCGGGCTTTAAACAGTCCACGGGTGATTTCTCGATGCCGGCGTCTGGTTTCTTGCATGAAAAAGGCCAGAACATGGGTCCGATTGAACAGTTTGTGATGTCTGGAAACGTGCTTGAACTGCTTCGTGATATCGAGGCGGTGGGCCGTGACTACAACAAACCAGGCAATTCCTTTATCTGTCCTGATGTTCTGATCAAGTCTTTGAGTTTCGCAGGAGCATAATCATGAAGAAGTTCGCACTTGTTACATTGTTGTTGTTTCAGATGGTGGTAAGTGCGGGCTGCTCCAGCTTGTTTGGTTATGCCGAGGAACCGAAGGTTCAGTTGAATCAGGTGTATGTGCGTGATGCGGACTTCACCGGGGCGACCTTGATCTTTGTGGTGAATGTGCAAAACCCGAACAAGAGCGATATCAAAGTCAAAGAGATCGCCTACAAGGTCTTTATTTCTGGGAAAGAGCTGACCGAGGCCAAGACGGAAAAGCCCATTCTGGTTCCGGCCAACGCTGCCACTGACATCGAAGTTCCACTGCCGGTCAAATACACGGCGATCCTTGGTAATCTCGGGGACATCCTGACGGCTCGTGAGGTTGCCTATCGTATTGATGGCAGCGCCAAGACGGGCTTCTTTAGCATTCCGTTTTCCAAAGAAGGAAAAGTCGAACTTCGCTAAATTCCTGATGGCTAGTTTTTCTGTGGTGAATTGAAGTCCACTTGCCGCAACTTCTTCAGAGTCCTATGCTTTTTCACAAAGTAAGAGGGCTTATGAAGTTCATTTCTGTTTTGATTTTCCTGTTCACATCCATTTCATTCGCACAAACAGTGTCTCGTATTCAAGGGACCGAGGCGACCATCAATCTGGAAGGTCACGAAGGACTGATTGTGGGCGATCGTGTGCATTTCCTGAATTCACAGCTAAGCACGGCGGGCGAGGGCGAAGTTTCGCGCGTTTCTGCTGGTGGCAAAAAGGCCTTGGTGAAAATCCTTTCCGGTAAAGTGAAGACGGGAATGACGCTAGAGAAAATTTCATCCTCTGTGAATGCACCTAAAGAAACTGCGGCGCAAAGTTCTGCCGGAACGGCTATGCGTGCCGATGGTATTTCTTATGCTTCTTTGAGTGAAAGCGACCGTGCGATTCTGGAGCGTGGTGAGATTTCTCAGACGCGCTATGTGGTGGGTGGTATCTTGGCGACGTATCCATTGGTCTTGGAATCGGTCATGCCGTTCAAGGACGCTATATGGAAAAGGGCTGGATCTTTACAGTCGGTGAGCTGGCATCCCTGATGGTGTTCATGGCGGGAGTGGGTGATTGCGTGGACGATGCCTGGAGTTCCAATAGCAACTGCAGTAATAGAGGTGGGCTGTTGTTCGCCGGGGCGTTTGGTTTTGTCGGCTTCCGCATCTGGGAAGCGGTGGATGCGTGGGCGACTCCGCCCGAACAAAACCGCCGTTATCGTGAATTGAAATCCCGTTTGCCGGCCAGCGAAGACACGATCACCTTTGAACCAGGGTTCATGCCTTTGGCTGGCGGAGGCGCATTAGGCCTTCGTGTGACTTTTTAAGATCGCTTTTGCAATTTCAGTGAAACCCAACCCACCTCGGTCTTTAGAGACATAGGTGGGTTTGTTTTTTATCTGATCGATAAAGTTCTGAATGTTCGCCACCGCAAAGCTGTGCGGGAAGTAAGCAAACATCGGTTCGTCATTCGGGGAGTCCCCACTGAAGGCACAGACTTTTTTCGCCTCTTCCGCGCTGACACCGAATTCCTTTTCCAAAAATCTTAAAGACATGGTCAGTTTGTCATAGCTTCCGAACCAGCCGTTGACGTGGATGGAGCTGACTTTGGCTTGAGCACCGACGGCATGAAACAGGTCCACGATCTTTTGCACTTCGGTTTTAGGCAGGGCAGGAACATCTTCGCAGAAGTCGATGGCCAGGTCCATCAGGCGACAGAACTGGTCGCTGGCCAATGCCGAGCCCGGGACTTTTTGCAGAATCTCTTTTTCAAGTTGCTGAAGTTTTGTGCGATTTTCTTTCTGAATCTTTTCATCAAAGAAGAAATGACGGTGCATGGTTTTATTGTGATAGCGGAAATAGAAGCCACCGTTTTCACCCACGATGCCGCTGACGGGCCAGACGCGGGCGATCATTTCGCACCAGCCAGCAGGGCGGCCTGTGACCGGAATCACATGGATTCCGGCATTGTGCAGATTCCACAAAGCTTGATAAGCCTCCGGACCCAAATGTCCTTCGTCAGTCAAAGTGTCGTCGATATCAGTCAGAAGAAAGCGCAAGGGACTTGAGAATTCAGAGGCATTTTTCATTTCTGCAGTATATCTGCTGATCTTGCGAAGGTCTAAGTTGATATGGCTCGTCAAAATTTAGACTTGCACGGGCGGGCATTCGCCTTCATGTTTTGTCTATTATATAGGGGTCGCTACAGATATCCTCTGGAAGGTGACACCTAGACGAAGGACTTAGCATGGCCAAAAAAAGTGACGCAACAGATGGTATCAAGCTTGTCATCGTGGAGTCTCCCACGAAGGCAAAGACCATTCGCAAGTTCCTGGGAAGAGATTATGTGGTGGAGTCCTGCATGGGCCACATCCGTGACCTTCCTCAGTCCGCAAAAGACATCCCGGAAAAGGTGAAAAAAGAAAAGTGGGCGCAACTCGGCGTGAACGTCGATAAAAACTTCGAGCCCCTTTACTGCGTTCCCAAGGATAAAACCAAGGTCGTCAAAAACCTGAAAGACAAACTTGAAGAAGCCTCAGAGCTGTACCTCGCGACGGATGAAGACCGCGAAGGGGAATCTATCAGCTGGCACTTGCTGGAAGTTTTGAAGCCGAAAGTTCCAACCAAGCGCATGGTATTCCATGAGATCACCAAAGACGCGATTCAAAAAGCTTTGAAAGACACCCGTGAAATCGACTTCAACCTGGTGCGTGCCCAAGAAGCCCGCCGTGTTCTGGATCGTTTGGTGGGTTACACGATTTCTCCGCTGCTTTGGAAAAAAGTAGCTTACGGTCTTTCTGCGGGCCGTGTTCAGTCCGTGGCGGTTCGCCTGATCGTGGAAAGAGAACTTGAGCGCGTGCGCTTTAAAAAGTCCTCTTACTGGGGCGTGCTTGCGGAGCTGAGCAAAGACGGTGTGGCTTTTGAATCCCGTCTGCAACAATACAAAAATCAACGGGTAGCAACCGGTAAGGACTTTGATGGTCTGACGGGTCAGCTGACGGCAGGTAAAGACGTTCTGGTTCTGGATGAAACGACCGCGGGCAAACTGTCCATGGATTTGAAATCCGGCAACTGGCAGGTGACGGATGTCGAGGAAAAACCGACCTTCCGTAAGCCAGCGCCTCCGTTTATCACGTCCACTTTACAGCAGGAATCCAATAGAAAATTGGGTCTCAGCTCGCGTGAAACCATGCAAGTGGCGCAGAAGCTGTACGAACAAGGTTTCATCACCTATATGCGTACGGATTCCACATTCCTTTCCAATGAAGCTATCACTGCTTCCCGTGATTGCATCGAAAGCAAGTACGGAAAAGACTATCTGACACCTCAGCCGCGCAATTACGCTGCTAAGAAAGTCAAAGGCGCTCAAGAGGCCCACGAAGCGATCCGTCCTGCCGGGAACCAGTTTATGGATCCGGATGAAACGGGTCTGACGGGGACTCAGTTCCGTCTTTATGATCTGATCTGGAAACGTACGATTGCGTCCCAGATGGTGGATGCCCGTCAGAAACAAGTCAGCGCAAAAATCACCGTGGGTGATGCGTTGTTTGGTGCTTCCGGCATGACCATTGAATTCCCGGGCTTCTTGCGAGCTTACGTGGAAGGCAGTGATGATCCAGAAGCGGATCTGGCTGAACGTGAAGTGCGTCTGCCGGCTTTGAAAGTCAAAGACGGTGTGAAGTGCGCGAAACTGGATCCAACGTCCCACGAAACCAAACCACCAGCTCGTTATACAGAGGCAAGCCTTGTTCAAACGATGGAAAAAGAGGGCATCGGCCGTCCTTCCACGTACGCTTCTGTTATCGGAACCATCATTGACCGTGGCTACGTTCGTAAGAACGG is from Bdellovibrio bacteriovorus str. Tiberius and encodes:
- the topA gene encoding type I DNA topoisomerase, which gives rise to MAKKSDATDGIKLVIVESPTKAKTIRKFLGRDYVVESCMGHIRDLPQSAKDIPEKVKKEKWAQLGVNVDKNFEPLYCVPKDKTKVVKNLKDKLEEASELYLATDEDREGESISWHLLEVLKPKVPTKRMVFHEITKDAIQKALKDTREIDFNLVRAQEARRVLDRLVGYTISPLLWKKVAYGLSAGRVQSVAVRLIVERELERVRFKKSSYWGVLAELSKDGVAFESRLQQYKNQRVATGKDFDGLTGQLTAGKDVLVLDETTAGKLSMDLKSGNWQVTDVEEKPTFRKPAPPFITSTLQQESNRKLGLSSRETMQVAQKLYEQGFITYMRTDSTFLSNEAITASRDCIESKYGKDYLTPQPRNYAAKKVKGAQEAHEAIRPAGNQFMDPDETGLTGTQFRLYDLIWKRTIASQMVDARQKQVSAKITVGDALFGASGMTIEFPGFLRAYVEGSDDPEADLAEREVRLPALKVKDGVKCAKLDPTSHETKPPARYTEASLVQTMEKEGIGRPSTYASVIGTIIDRGYVRKNGTALVPTFTAMIVSKLLSQHLSQYVDLGFTSEMEQSLDNIADGELDWESYLASVYKGPKGLRAMVDNQGDKIDPNEARTMTLEGMDKYKFHVGRYGAYVTTQRDGEDVSASLPDNESPADITPEIAEKLIDQKINGADSLGNDPETDLPVYVLNGRYGPYVQLGDVTPEDDKPKRASLPPGTQPEQVDLAMALSLLQLPKTLGTHPGTGKDIKAGLGRFGPFVVHDGDYRSIPKGESIFNITFEKAMEMLAQPKKGRGRAAPLKELGAHPDSGDAIQVFNGPYGPYIKCGKVNASLPEGATPDTVTLEQAVALINEKGPAKGKGKAKGKAKAAPKAKAAKADGEKPAAKKPALKKAANAKEKAEALGVKKVVTRKSKK
- a CDS encoding HAD family hydrolase; translated protein: MKNASEFSSPLRFLLTDIDDTLTDEGHLGPEAYQALWNLHNAGIHVIPVTGRPAGWCEMIARVWPVSGIVGENGGFYFRYHNKTMHRHFFFDEKIQKENRTKLQQLEKEILQKVPGSALASDQFCRLMDLAIDFCEDVPALPKTEVQKIVDLFHAVGAQAKVSSIHVNGWFGSYDKLTMSLRFLEKEFGVSAEEAKKVCAFSGDSPNDEPMFAYFPHSFAVANIQNFIDQIKNKPTYVSKDRGGLGFTEIAKAILKSHTKA
- a CDS encoding TldD/PmbA family protein; this encodes MIIQPHILSKALDAALSTGADFADIFVEDTYSSQLTVLNSKADQAIVGQLYGAGIRLFFGHEIVYVTTNDLSEVGLVKAALNAAQSRGTGAASKSMPLMQVPFDSVHTFGEKPWEMNRERKFKWLNGIDQHARARNSAVTQVEAGLNEKFQRVQIANSRGLMAYDERAYSRIRMQTFVESNGVKESSADDEGHMGTSEVYDQIDLKSLAEGAVDRAMLLTKAAYAPAGDMPVLIDNAFGGVLFHEACGHGLETTGVAKDSSVFCGKMNQKIAHECVTAIDDGTIENGWGSLNMDDEGNKTKKTTLIENGVLRSYIVDEMGSRQTGYEITGSGRRQSYKYAPASRMRNTFIAAGKDKFEDMVRDVDYGLYAKRMGGGSVNPGTGDYNFQVAEGYIIRNGRIEEAVKGACLIGRGIDTLGKITRVSDDLKLARGMCGSVSGTIPAAVGQPQVLVSSLMVGGRAK
- a CDS encoding TldD/PmbA family protein; translated protein: MDTIKKNFQKLTEQARKDGAKIEMLVTGGEALSIGYSKRKLESFESTQTQMAGLRVILGANQGYAYTENLSEESLLRTYGEALNNAKTVQTGETKPVELVKPQAVKAMPELFKPEEIAMEKKLEVARLLEELCLAKDSRVTNVPYSGFNESVVFKRILNSEGLDQEFKQNYYSGYTYPLAKDGENSKMDGEGFFARKFDDINTEEVTGEGVRKALARLGATQLPTGNYAVVIDREQFPTVLQMIHDYFSAKEVHEGKSLFKGKLGQKIASDKFELLDDPFETRGTSVRPFDDEGAPSQKTVLFDKGVLKNYLSNLEYANKMNLPHTAHASRGPASQQAIAPTNLVVANGEKSLQDLLTSYDKVIHLAGFEGGLHAGFKQSTGDFSMPASGFLHEKGQNMGPIEQFVMSGNVLELLRDIEAVGRDYNKPGNSFICPDVLIKSLSFAGA
- a CDS encoding LEA type 2 family protein; protein product: MKKFALVTLLLFQMVVSAGCSSLFGYAEEPKVQLNQVYVRDADFTGATLIFVVNVQNPNKSDIKVKEIAYKVFISGKELTEAKTEKPILVPANAATDIEVPLPVKYTAILGNLGDILTAREVAYRIDGSAKTGFFSIPFSKEGKVELR